The segment CAATGCCATGCTTGACCCTTCTGACATGGCAAATATCCCTTTTCAAAGTTACTGCTGTACTTATATTGCGGTGATAACTTTTCAGTTATGAGTGTTTTTCCACCTGCATGATCACTATCATCATGACTGATAATTAAATAATCTAATTGCTTTATACCTAGCTGTGCCAAAATCGGTAAAATAGTGGTTTCAGCAACCGCTCTATCCTCCCATCGATTGCCTGTATCATATAATACAGCCTTGTTATTTTTGATAATTAGTACCGCTAACCCGTGTCCAACATCGATTACCAACATTTTCCAATGCGACTTTACCGGCTCTTTAATAAACCAACACAATGTAATTACCACCACTGAGCTATATAGCCACTTAAATGAAGATAAAGGCAATAACATCCATGCCACAAAAACGATGATTATCCCCCAAAGTAAAGGTGTTAGATGCACAGACAATGGATACCACGCACCTTCTAACCATTGGATCCCTTCAACGATAGGAATTAAAGACCAGTCAGCACATTGCCAAAACAATGAAGAAATAGCTGGAAACCATAACGTGAGCAGTGCTAATAACACTAAAGGAACAGTGATGGTACTAACCAAAGGTACAGCAACTATATTAGCAATTGGGGCTGCCAACGATAACCCACCGAACCATAACCATTGTATTGGTAACATCAGCACCAATAACCAAAGCTGAATTTTTGCTAATTGAAGTAAAAACACTTTGAAGTGATTATTCGATATCGAGTTATCAAATACGACTCTTCCAACAAAGTACCGCTGACTTAAGCTATATAGTATTAAAACGCCAACGGCATAAAACGATAGCCAGAAAGAAGCACTATAAATGGAGAATGGATCAATAAATAAACTTAGTGCTAACGCAGTTAATAATAGTTGCCAATGCCGCCAATACACCCCAGTTGTTGTCAATATTCCGAGAAATATACACATAATTAATGCACGTATAGTCGGCGTAGTGAAACCACTTAACCATGCATAGGAAAATGCGATACATAATCCTGTCAGCATCGGTAACCAAATAAAGTAACGCTTCTGAGGCAAGAAGAGTTTAGATTTTAGGCCTATTTGCCACCCCAATAACATGGCAAGTGCTATGTGTAGCCCTGAAATAGCTAACAAATGAGCAGTACCACTGTCTCTTAAATGAAGCCAATCTTCTTTAGTTAACCCACTTCGGTCACCAAACGCTAATGCTAATAGATAAGCTTTATTCGGCATATTTTCGACATAACTTAACGCTTTATCATAAAGTCGCTGTCGCCAAGTTATTCTTGATGGGAGTAATAATGGCAACGATGATAATCGATGACGCACCACAGCTTTACCATGAACATTTCGACTCATTGCATATTGTTCAGCATCAAATCCAGCTTGATTTACACGCCCAACAATTCGACTTAACTTAACAGGTAAGCGCCAAATTTGACCTTGTTTTAATGATGGCGCATCTCGCCAGATCAGCAATAACTTATGAGATGCATCTAAAACAGGATTATCAGGCGAAGAATGAAAATAATTATCAACAACCTCCACCTCAATATTTGAAATTGGTATATTTTTATTTATTACAGCACTAATACGAACATTTATGATAAGATTTGTGCGATTTAGCGGAATGTCTTCAACTTTTTTAAGATATTGTTCGGCACATAACACCGCTAAAAAAGCACTTATTGAAAACCAGAAAATAAAATGGTTTTTACAATAATAAAAAATAACAAGACTGACTATTATTGCTGTCATATACCACCAGTACGGTGGTAAAAATGATAACCAATGCAGTGAATGAAAACCTATTGCGATACCTAATGCTATTTGTAACATGCTGTTATCGCCATTTTAATAAATATTAATTATGCCTAGACATCTTATTAAAAAGTTCTTACCAAGCCATGAAGTAATTAAGCGCCAAAAAGCACTTAAGATCTTTGGTAATGTACTTTATAACCCGAACTTATGGTGCTTAAACCGTCGTTCTGCGTCAGGTGCATTTGCCGTTGGCTTATTCATGGCTTTCGTCCCACTTCCTAGTCAAATGATTATGGCGGCTGGGTTAGCTATTTTATTTGGTGTAAATTTACCTCTTTCAGTTGCTCTCGTTTGGGTAAGTAACCCTGTGACTATGCCTGTTTTATTCTATGGTGCTTACAAGTTAGGCGCTTGGGTATTGAATAGCCCTAATGTCGCGTTCCATTTTGAGCTTTCATGGGATTTTTTACTCAACCAAATGAGCCAAATTGGTCCCCCATTTTTACTTGGCTGCTTTATTTGTAGCGTAGTATCAGCACTTATTGGCTATTTTGGCATCCGTAGCTTATGGCGTTATTCTGTTGTTAGAAGCTGGAATAAACGTAAATTCCGAATTGGTAAGGCTCACTGATTTCAATACCCTTCAAATATAAAGAATCAAAAGCCTCTATGACGAGAGGCTTTCTTCTTTCATCTCTATTTTTTTAGATCAAAAAAGCACATTTAATTACCCACCTGTTTCATTTCTCAAAATTTTCACTGCCAGTTCAATTTTCGTTAATACTCACTATCCCTTTTCATTACATGTTGTATTCAAAAACTTAAATTACTGTTTATCAGTAGATATTTTACTAGCTAATCAAATAATTACGTCTAGTATTAGGAAAAACATTTAAATCACACATTTTTACTTTTAAGGTGCTTATTATGGATAACCCAGTGAGTTCAATGCTTAGCAAAGGCTGGAAATGGTTTATTATTGTTGGTGTTATTGTCGCATTAGCTGGCGTGTTTGCAATTAGCTTACCTATTGCAGCGGGCATGACAATCACAACAATAGTAGGGACTATTTTCCTTGTGATTGGTCTAGTACAGGTCTATCACACCTTTAGTATTCATGATTGGAAAACTAAAATTTGGTACGTTATTAGCGCACTATTCT is part of the Photobacterium angustum genome and harbors:
- a CDS encoding DUF2062 domain-containing protein; translation: MPRHLIKKFLPSHEVIKRQKALKIFGNVLYNPNLWCLNRRSASGAFAVGLFMAFVPLPSQMIMAAGLAILFGVNLPLSVALVWVSNPVTMPVLFYGAYKLGAWVLNSPNVAFHFELSWDFLLNQMSQIGPPFLLGCFICSVVSALIGYFGIRSLWRYSVVRSWNKRKFRIGKAH
- a CDS encoding DNA internalization-related competence protein ComEC/Rec2, yielding MLQIALGIAIGFHSLHWLSFLPPYWWYMTAIIVSLVIFYYCKNHFIFWFSISAFLAVLCAEQYLKKVEDIPLNRTNLIINVRISAVINKNIPISNIEVEVVDNYFHSSPDNPVLDASHKLLLIWRDAPSLKQGQIWRLPVKLSRIVGRVNQAGFDAEQYAMSRNVHGKAVVRHRLSSLPLLLPSRITWRQRLYDKALSYVENMPNKAYLLALAFGDRSGLTKEDWLHLRDSGTAHLLAISGLHIALAMLLGWQIGLKSKLFLPQKRYFIWLPMLTGLCIAFSYAWLSGFTTPTIRALIMCIFLGILTTTGVYWRHWQLLLTALALSLFIDPFSIYSASFWLSFYAVGVLILYSLSQRYFVGRVVFDNSISNNHFKVFLLQLAKIQLWLLVLMLPIQWLWFGGLSLAAPIANIVAVPLVSTITVPLVLLALLTLWFPAISSLFWQCADWSLIPIVEGIQWLEGAWYPLSVHLTPLLWGIIIVFVAWMLLPLSSFKWLYSSVVVITLCWFIKEPVKSHWKMLVIDVGHGLAVLIIKNNKAVLYDTGNRWEDRAVAETTILPILAQLGIKQLDYLIISHDDSDHAGGKTLITEKLSPQYKYSSNFEKGYLPCQKGQAWHWQGLTFTVQWPLQRVFHARNPHSCVIHIQNSDLQGPSMLLTGDIDAIAELMMLKSAPTLDADILLVPHHGSKTSSTHTLIDTIEPSLAIASTSYYNAWNLPAKSIQARYQDRGIEWLSTGNSGQITVTISDHNYQVITERQHSATQWYRPNWL